Proteins from a genomic interval of Novipirellula aureliae:
- a CDS encoding type I restriction endonuclease subunit R, translating to MNISEGRSVAVREFPLKTGLADYTLYVNEKMIGIVEAKPEGHTLTGVEIQSAKYADGLEPGIPHYSIPLPFAYEWTGLVTRFTNSLNPHPRSRDVFTFHRPDELLQSFRNTYNPRIAVTVDMIATGTDVKPLKCLIFMRNIKSWSYFEQMKGRGSRGIDSDSLKSVTPDAACKTRFVIVDAVGLCKQDKNHSKPLDRQPTVSLERVLKEVSKGVVHPDLASTLGAKISRLAGNRSEGWHKDVEKQIDGRPVSHVISTLFDSVDADKNRELAASKFSVTPDQVTDTQLDEIEAEQVRTALLPFHNPQLREILLRPEHQVIDKFTRDQLLTSSFDPEAKKRAETLVTSFRQFIEDNKDEIEAISILYSRPYAAGLRCSQIKDLARRLSIKPFHVDESQPQTLLKLWQAFGAVHPDKVDTNGKHCKHIVDLVALVRHAIDPDSPLRPVGMTVEERFTEWLSDQQSSGGEFTDEQMQWLVAIKDHIASSVMIEQDDFEYAPFNQFGGIGRAYELFGTSLKAEMSLAS from the coding sequence ATGAACATCTCGGAAGGGCGTAGTGTTGCGGTTCGTGAGTTCCCTCTCAAGACAGGTTTGGCCGACTACACCCTATATGTTAATGAAAAGATGATCGGGATCGTCGAGGCGAAGCCAGAAGGGCATACACTCACAGGCGTCGAAATCCAATCAGCCAAGTACGCGGATGGATTGGAGCCAGGTATTCCGCATTACTCGATCCCGTTGCCGTTCGCCTACGAATGGACGGGGCTAGTGACTCGCTTCACAAACTCGCTCAACCCTCATCCGCGAAGTCGTGATGTCTTCACATTTCATCGTCCTGACGAGTTGCTGCAATCGTTTCGCAACACCTACAACCCGCGGATCGCAGTCACCGTCGACATGATCGCCACCGGTACCGACGTCAAACCGCTCAAATGTCTGATCTTCATGCGGAACATCAAATCGTGGTCCTACTTCGAGCAAATGAAAGGCCGCGGCAGCCGCGGCATCGACTCGGACTCGCTCAAGTCCGTCACGCCCGACGCCGCCTGCAAAACCCGCTTCGTCATCGTCGACGCCGTTGGACTGTGCAAACAGGACAAGAACCATTCAAAGCCGCTTGATCGCCAGCCCACCGTCTCGCTTGAGCGCGTCCTGAAAGAAGTCAGCAAAGGCGTCGTCCATCCCGACCTCGCCAGCACTCTCGGAGCCAAGATAAGTCGCCTTGCCGGGAACCGCAGCGAAGGCTGGCACAAAGACGTGGAAAAGCAGATCGACGGCCGGCCCGTCAGCCACGTCATCTCCACGCTCTTCGACAGCGTCGACGCCGACAAGAACCGCGAGCTGGCAGCCAGCAAATTCAGCGTCACGCCCGACCAAGTCACCGACACCCAGCTGGACGAAATCGAAGCCGAACAAGTCCGCACCGCCTTGCTCCCGTTTCACAACCCTCAGCTCCGAGAAATCCTGCTGCGACCCGAGCATCAGGTGATCGACAAATTCACGCGCGACCAACTGCTGACCTCCAGCTTCGATCCCGAAGCCAAAAAGCGAGCCGAAACGCTGGTCACCAGTTTTCGTCAATTCATCGAAGACAACAAAGACGAAATCGAAGCCATCAGCATCCTCTACAGCCGTCCGTATGCCGCCGGATTGCGGTGCAGCCAAATCAAAGACCTCGCCCGCCGCCTGTCGATCAAACCGTTTCACGTCGACGAGTCCCAACCGCAAACGCTGCTCAAACTTTGGCAAGCCTTCGGCGCGGTGCATCCGGACAAAGTCGACACCAACGGCAAGCACTGCAAACACATCGTCGACCTCGTGGCGTTGGTCCGTCACGCGATCGACCCCGACTCGCCGCTGCGACCGGTCGGCATGACCGTCGAGGAGCGATTTACCGAGTGGCTGAGCGACCAGCAGTCCAGCGGCGGCGAGTTTACTGACGAGCAGATGCAATGGCTGGTCGCGATCAAGGACCACATAGCCAGCAGCGTGATGATCGAGCAAGACGATTTTGAATATGCCCCGTTCAATCAGTTCGGCGGCATCGGCCGCGCGTACGAACTGTTCGGTACGTCCTTGAAAGCTGAAATGAGTTTGGCCAGTTAG